In the Podospora bellae-mahoneyi strain CBS 112042 chromosome 4, whole genome shotgun sequence genome, one interval contains:
- the FBP1 gene encoding Fructose-1,6-bisphosphatase (COG:G; BUSCO:EOG092632WW; EggNog:ENOG503NUA1) produces the protein MVSAYTSNGSEGETEKINTNIVTLTRFLTEEQVKHKEATGDFTLLCHALQFSFKSIAYYIRRATLVNLTGLAGSSNTTGDDQKKLDVISNDLFIEAMRSSGKCALLVSEEEEEVIYFKDAKDARYAVACDPIDGSSNLDAGVSVGTIFAIHKLAEGSTGTKEDILKPGTELVAAGFTMYGASAQLVITMKGGSVNGFTLDNGVGEFILTHPDMRLPKKRSIYSVNEGNSLYWEDNVKEYFNSLKEAKEEGGKPYSARYIGSMVADAYRTLLYGGVFAYPADKKSPKGKLRILYECAPMAMVFENAGGQAVDSQMRRLMEVVPEHIHDKSGIFMGSWDEIEKVKSFHK, from the exons ATGGTTTCAGCATACACCAGCAACGGCTCCGAGGGCGAGACGGAGaagatcaacaccaacattgTGACGCTCACCCGGTTCTTGACTGAAGAGCAAGTCAAGCACAAGGAGGCCACCGGTGACTTTAC GCTCCTCTGCCACGCCCTCCAATTCTCCTTCAAGTCCATCGCCTACTACATCCGCCGCGCCACcctcgtcaacctcaccggcctcgccGGCAGCTCCAACACGACAGGCGACGACCAAAAAAAGCTCGACGTCATCTCCAACGACCTCTTCATCGAGGCCATGCGCTCGTCAGGTAAATGCGCCTTGCTAGTGtcggaagaagaggaggaagtaaTCTACTTCAAAGACGCCAAAGACGCGCGCTACGCCGTAGCCTGCGATCCAATCGACggctcctccaacctcgacgcTGGTGTTTCCGTCGGGACAATCTTTGCGATTCACAAGCTGGCTGAGGGGTCGACGGGAACAAAAGAAGACATCCTCAAGCCCGGGACGGAGCTTGTCGCGGCGGGGTTCACCATGTACGGTGCGTCCGCCCAGCTGGTGATTAcgatgaagggggggagcGTGAACGGGTTTACGCTGGATAACGGGGTGGGGGAGTTCATTCTGACGCATCCGGACATGAGgctgccgaagaagaggagtatTTACAGTGTGAATGAGGGGAATAGTTTGTATTGGGAGGATAATGTGAAGGAGTATTTTAATAGTCTGaaggaggcgaaggaggagggggggaagccGTATAGTGCCAGGTATATCGGGAGCATGGTGGCGGATGCGTACAGGACGTTGCTTTATGGGGGGGTGTTTGCCTACCCGGCGGACAAGAAGAGTCCGAAGGGGAAGTTGAGGATTTTGTATGAGTGTGCGCCGATGGCGATGGTTTTTGAGAACG CTGGTGGCCAGGCGGTTGACAGCCAGATGAGGAGATTAATGGAGGTGGTGCCGGAGCATATTCACGACAAGAGTGGAATTTTCATGGGCAGCTGGGATGAGATTGAGAAGGTCAAGTCCTTCCACAAATGA
- a CDS encoding hypothetical protein (EggNog:ENOG503P4AU; COG:S), protein MSETRKRKHPANESSIKRTKSSKMPKETPPSKPPSQPTPSQPTLSTTPSNDDPFPVNWPKSLPYLTTPAYSPQITPSQLSLLRTLDPDLPTIPGSFPLGPAPHVKITPITDPKHPAHGQSGLFATQHLPPDTLILPYLGHYHLGSGPGLQDEDYDYTKSDYDLWLDRDADVAVDAARAGNEARFVNDYRGIPFTPPEPVPGQKKPPKQQKGKPNAEFKVAWDERTGQKVMSVWVLPRGKKGLNTGIERGEEVMVSYGRGFWEGRKQEGEGEN, encoded by the exons atgtcAGAAAcccgaaaaagaaaacacccCGCCAACGAGTCCAGTATAAAAAGGACCAAATCGAGTAAAATGCCGAAagaaacaccaccctcaaaaCCGCCATCACAACCCACGCCATCACAACCCACGCTATCCACCACTCCCAGCAACGACGACCCCTTTCCCGTAAACTGGCCCAAATCCCTCCCTTATCTCACTACCCCCGCCTACTCCCCTCAAATAACACCCTCCCAACTCTCTCTCCTCCGCACCCTGGATCCcgacctccccaccatcccggGATCTTTCCCCCTCGGGCCAGCACCTCACGTCAAAATAACCCCCATCACTGATCCAAAAC ATCCCGCCCACGGCCAATCCGGCCTCTTCGCaacccaacacctccccccagacaccctcatcctcccctaCCTAGGCCACTACCACCTCGGTTCCGGCCCCGGCCTCCAAGACGAAGATTACGACTACACCAAATCAGACTATGACCTCTGGCTAGATCGCGACGCAGATGTCGCCGTCGACGCAGCCAGAGCTGGCAACGAGGCTAGGTTCGTGAACGATTACCGCGGTATACCCTTCACCCCCCCGGAGCCAGTCCCCGGGCAGAAGAAACcaccaaagcaacaaaagGGGAAGCCAAACGCCGAGTTCAAAGTCGCGTGGGATGAGAGGACGGGACAAAAGGTGATGAGCGTGTGGGTTTTGCCtagggggaaaaaagggtTGAATACCGGGAtcgagaggggggaggaggtgatggtgagttatgggagggggttttgggagggacggaagcaggagggggagggtgagaaTTGA
- a CDS encoding hypothetical protein (EggNog:ENOG503PCE4; COG:Q): protein MKMAGGFTGLSCAAAALFAFLTYRFIFWPALLSPLARIPNAHWSVPFSRLWILRIRFTHRENKTLFAVHRRHGPIVRVGPSELSIDDVDCVRTVYQGGFEKTSWYSVFDNYGAVCMFSARPSAEHSARKRLISHVYSKSYIQSSPAASAQGHAILSERILPILERSAKDTQLPHGIDIYSVFMAATMDFIAGYLFGLRNGTDFLGDKAYREHFLELYRARQGYGYYDQEMPQFTRFCRKIGIPFCPKWVDAANKELGDWCLRLCDQISASPDTTNTDPRDEPVVWKSLVGGLRTDETTKGKDSLLYPAVSNFRLSVASELFDHVLAGQETAGLALTYLTWRLSQSLELQEKLRTELLGMTPNMRQRPDGTIDMPDPKKLDSLPLLHAVLTETLRLHAPIPGPQPRQTPEAGCRLGSYHVPGGVRVAALAYTLHRDEVVFPDAEKWDHTRWLPGTGTEDERKLQNRQFWAFGSGGRMCIGSNFAMNEMKLMIAAIYSNYTSHIVDDEGVANQSDGYTSRPANEQLYLRFEKVV from the exons ATGAAGATGGCTGGTGGCTTCACAGGGCTGAGTTGCGCCGCAGCCGCCTTGTTTGCTTTTCTGACATATCGTTTCATCTTTTGGCCTGCATTGTTATCCCCTCTTGCGCGCATTCCCAACGCTCACTGGTCCGTCCCGTTTTCCCGCCTCTGGATCCTGCGGATTCGATTCACCCATCGAGAAAATAAAACACTCTTTGCCGTCCACCGCCGTCACGGTCCCATAGTCCGAGTTGGGCCCAGCGAACTGAGCATCGATGACGTGGACTGTGTCCGCACTGTTTACCAGGGTGGATTTGAGAAGACTTCGTGGTATTCTGTTTTTGACAACTATGG CGCTGTCTGCATGTTTTCGGCAAGACCTTCTGCCGAGCACTCGGCACGGAAGCGGTTGATATCCCATGTCTACTCCAAGTCATACATACAGTCAAGTCCGGCGGCTTCAGCCCAAGGGCACGCCATTCTTTCCGAGAGGATTCTGCCGATTCTTGAACGGTCCGCCAAAGATACCCAACTTCCCCATGGCATCGATATCTATTCGGTGTTTATGGCggcaacgatggattttATCGCCGGCTACCTCTTTGGGCTGAGGAATGGAACCGACTTTCTAGGCGACAAGGCCTACAGAGAGCACTTTCTCGAGCTATACAGGGCCCGCCAGGGTTATGGATATTACGATCAAGAGATGCCACAGTTCACCAGATTCTGCCGCAAGATTGGCATTCCCTTTTGCCCCAAGTGGGTGGATGCAGCCAATAAGGAGCTTGGCGACTGGTGTCTACGGCTCTGTGATCAGATATCCGCCTCTCCCGACACAACTAACACTGACCCAAGGGATGAGCCTGTAGTATGGAAAAGTCTAGTTGGTGGGCTTCGGACAGATGAAACTACGAAGGGCAAGGACTCGCTCCTGTATCCGGCTGTGTCCAACTTCCGGCTGTCAGTTGCATCAGAGCTTTTCGACCATGTGCTGGCAGGCCAGGAAACGGCTGGCTTGGCCCTTACATATCTAACCTGGAGGCTATCACAGTCATTGGAACTGCAAGAGAAGCTGAGAACTGAACTTCTGGGCATGACACCAAACATGCGACAGCGCCCAGATGGAACGATTGATATGCCGGATCCCAAAAAGTTGGACAGTCTCCCTCTACTTCACGCCGTACTGACAGAAACACTACGCCTTCACGCGCCAATCCCTGGGCCACAACCACGTCAAACTCCTGAGGCGGGCTGTCGTCTAGGCTCGTACCATGTACCGGGTGGCGTGAGGGTGGCAGCTTTGGCCTATACTCTCCATCGTGACGAGGTAGTCTTTCCAGATGCTGAGAAATGGGACCACACTCGGTGGCTGCCGGGGACGGGAACAGAAGACGAAAGGAAACTGCAGAACAGGCAATTCTGGGCTTTCGGCTCAGGCGGTAGGATGTGTATTGGGTCCAACTTTGCAATGAATG AGATGAAACTCATGATCGCGGCCATCTACTCCAACTACACCAGCCACattgtggatgatgagggtgtaGCGAATCAGTCAGATGGGTACACCTCACGTCCTGCAAACGAGCAGCTGTATCTCCGGTTCGAGAAGGTTGTATGA
- a CDS encoding hypothetical protein (antiSMASH:Cluster_6; COG:K; EggNog:ENOG503P4D7), with protein sequence MARENNEAPGAGQSKRSSMIHFDSSDQTQQHTAVQPHHRVKSQKHIVGGGSRLHARVPSSKGLHKHHGGATASTTKLNNHHRQHGSGSISPDKDGEGLTLVSKRHHHRRATSELKLTGDATTSSNHIQKNVSQTNLKRNRSQADVGKKSKSTTSLHRHTVSNPNVNKLKSSRGGSKVHFNLGDDEQEDDSQDDGEWVDASTSASPLLSRRGSTIGGNGQPTNPNPPPPPPTNEIQNKQLPTVVASPPSPTSHRDIPSKQQAPPESGSGLHSADSSFTRNATLANTITSRILSRAPSQGAAPKMSTEIAVAPRPPAPRLPSAPPTRPGSSQRMSPGEASLMQLAGGVGPRPGSSGRAELLTSRFVGGSSQEPGSGIAADSFIVAAAANKGGVSRAALGGKADAGIPRRPRSMGSLSHAHEQLNGGRYDQQQHTDEEEGVQHQSNGARTRRNGNGYVVPRDMNRTQQKLNLQRASSGLEPTASGQAMVPVGGGGAPSLLMGAAGGGGGLFRIMGRRTRSMGRFWRRRGCSI encoded by the coding sequence ATGGCGAGAGAGAATAATGAGGCGCCAGGTGCCGGCCAATCAAAACGGTCATCCATGATTCATTTCGACAGCAGCGATCAAACACAGCAACACACCGCGGTGCAACCGCATCACCGTGTCAAGAGCCAAAAGCACATCGTGGGTGGTGGCTCACGGCTGCATGCGCGAGTGCCGTCTTCCAAGGGTCTTCACAAGCACCACGGTGGTGCAACAGCCTCGACGACCAAACtgaacaaccaccaccgacaacacGGCAGCGGCTCGATTTCACCAGATAAAGACGGGGAGGGACTGACTTTGGTGTCGAAacgtcaccaccatcgccgagcAACCTCGGAGCTGAAGCTCACCGGGGATGCTACCACGTCATCCAATCACATACAAAAGAACGTGTCGCAGACGAACCTGAAGCGCAATCGGTCCCAGGCGGATgtggggaagaagagcaagTCTACGACGAGTCTGCATCGACATACCGTCTCGAATCCAAACGTGAACAAACTCAAATCTTCGCGGGGGGGTTCCAAGGTTCATTTTAATCTGGGAGACGACGAGCAGGAAGACGATAGTCAGGACGACGGGGAATGGGTTGATGCTAGCACTTCTGCTTCACCGTTGCTTTCGAGACGAGGTTCTACTATTGGTGGGAACGGACAGCCGACGAATccgaatcctcctcctcctcccccgacaaACGAAATACAGAATAAGCAACTACCTACGGTTGTAGCGTCGCCTCCGTCTCCCACGTCGCATAGAGATATTCCGAGTAAACAACAGGCGCCGCCCGAGAGTGGGAGCGGACTGCATAGTGCAGACAGTAGTTTTACCCGGAACGCTACGCTTGCTAATACGATTACTTCACGGATATTGTCCAGGGCTCCTTCTCAGGGTGCTGCGCCAAAGATGTCGACCGAGATTGCTGTTGCGCCTAggccgccggcgccgagaCTGCCGTCTGCTCCGCCTACACGGCCGGGTTCGTCACAGAGGATGTCGCCCGGGGAGGCGAGTCTGATGCAGTTggcgggaggggtgggacCCAGACCTGGGAGCAGCGGGAGGGCGGAGCTGCTCACGTCGAGGTTTGTGGGTGGGAGCAGCCAGGAGCCCGGCTCGGGCATAGCGGCTGACTCTTTTatcgttgctgctgctgcgaacAAGGGGGGTGTTTCTCGAGCTGCGCTGGGCGGCAAGGCGGATGCTGGTATCCCGCGTCGGCCGCGGTCGATGGGGAGTCTGTCGCATGCACATGAGCAGCTTAATGGGGGGAGATatgatcaacagcaacatactgacgaagaggaaggggttcAACACCAGTCTAATGGGGCGAGGACAAGGCGCAATGGAAACGGCTATGTAGTGCCGCGGGATATGAACCGGACGCAGCAGAAGCTGAATCTGCAACGGGCCAGCTCGGGATTGGAGCCGACTGCTTCGGGGCAGGCGATGGTgcctgttggtggtggaggtgcacCAAGCCTGCTCATGGGAGctgccgggggtggtggggggttgtttcGAATTATGGGACGGCGAACCCGAAGCATGGGAAGATTTTGGAGAAGACGGGGATGCAGTATTTGA
- a CDS encoding hypothetical protein (EggNog:ENOG503P0DF; COG:S): MGSSVPRSFIDLPLEIQFLVFANFDCARDLRALALTCKKLHSAVNNDGWRRFVERSFPSLSIPIPNGNRHTWEQLAESLTWQSRCWDRRALQFQVLLHSPHGDEVRRHRGNARGRGLFHSVVDAHFDPATHEELVVWGAGEDIVGRYRERQGPDKPSKSSWHSVNGKELGFRAAYDDVNSVKIVNHHTGRAVVTGRHNGTLSLISAEPDRFGQPISEFKFGPPETSETNNGSEPENLSSLDVLQHGSSSRIAAATRNGLAVFDLPADAATELEPSATFDLKTEIFSLNTSRLSRAKWMEQGETIALALSGSPDPLRYLSLTPTGITHHTAAKNASIGAQFELKDNGNICPNSLEPVCRTGGCRTSLLLSAWRDGTIRLQDLRTPSPFDAVYQDNVDPWVDAEALMTYGTERFVAGGGDGLTVKIFDFRWERPYHHTSGLPCLNSSPFPGPSQAFLKSPTKSNLGNERCKQGRACQYHELSKHIYYRPNAKFYLSRSLINSSASIWSLARGSDISPNFYIGISGGVIEANLEPCPNNYPPDRPTTDPNFGFPDWRGRAADGSGYMSRQVSPALMEIGDGYAYKHNDRPILLPRLQDCGGPPSWSGPILKLSKYHRLDMNYQTRGDFVWG; this comes from the exons ATGGGGTCCTCGGTGCCCAGAAGCTTCATCGACCTTCCGCTGGAAATCCAGTTCCTGGTTTTCGCCAACTTTGACTGTGCACGCGACCTTCGAGCGCTTGCCTTGACTTGCAAGAAGCTGCATAGCGCTGTCAACAACGATGGATGGCGACGTTTCGTGGAACGCAGTTTTCCCTCTCTGTCTATTCCCATTCCAAACGGAAATCGCCACACCTGGGAACAACTTGCCGAATCACTCACCTGGCAAAGTCGATGCTGGGACCGGCGAGCTCTGCAATTCCAAGTTCTACTACACTCACCACACGGCGATGAGGTGAGACGGCATCGAGGGAATGCGAGGGGGAGAGGTCTATTCCActctgttgttgatgctcaTTTCGACCCAGCCACCCATGAAGAACTCGTTGTATGGGGTGCCGGAGAAGACATCGTTGGCCGGTATAGGGAGCGCCAGGGACCGGACAAGCCGTCCAAGTCTTCGTGGCACAGCGTTAATGGCAAGGAACTGGGCTTCAGAGCGGCTTACGATGATGTCAACTCGGTAAAGATCGTCAATCACCACACCGGACGAGCTGTTGTCACTGGAAGGCACAATGGAACGCTGTCGCTCATATCAGCGGAACCAGATCGCTTTGGCCAGCCCATCTCGGAGTTCAAGTTCGGTCCTCCAGAAACATCTGAAACAAACAACGGCTCAGAACCGGAAAATCTCAGTTCGTTGGATGTTCTCCAACACGGCTCCAGCTCAAGAATAGCGGCTGCCACGAGGAATGGCCTGGCCGTATTCGACCTTCCTGCGGACGCCGCAACCGAACTAGAACCATCTGCTACATTTGATCTCAAAACAGAGATATTCTCCCTGAACACCTCGAGACTCAGTCGTGCCAAATGGATGGAACAGGGCGAAACCATTGCATTGGCTTTGAGTGGCTCTCCCGATCCTCTCCGTTACCTCTCCCTGACACCAACGGGCATCACTCATCACACAGCTGCCAAGAATGCATCAATCGGGGCTCAGTTTGAGCTCAAGGACAATGGAAATATCTGTCCCAATTCTCTAGAACCTGTTTGTCGGACTGGAGGCTGCAGAACCAGTCTACTTCTCAGCGCGTGGCGAGATGGGACTATCAG GTTACAAGACTTACGCACACCATCACCGTTTGACGCTGTCTATCAAGACAATGTTGATCCATGGGTTGATGCTGAGGCCCTCATGACATACGGCACAGAGCGCTTCGTTGCCGGAGGCGGGGATGGCCTCACCGTCAAGATATTCGACTTTCGCTGGGAACGACCCTACCATCACACCTCAGGTCTTCCGTGTCTGAACTCTTCGCCATTCCCAGGACCCTCGCAAGCGTTCTTGAAAAGTCCTACAAAGTCAAATCTCGGCAATGAAAGGTGCAAGCAAGGACGAGCGTGCCAGTACCACGAGCTCTCAAAACACATCTACTATCGACCGAACGCCAAGTTTTACCTTTCCAGGTCGCTGATCAACAGCAGCGCCAGCATCTGGTCGCTTGCCCGAGGGTCAGACATCTCGCCCAACTTTTACATTGGCATTTCGGGTGGAGTTATCGAAGCCAATCTGGAACCGTGTCCAAACAACTACCCACCGGACCGACCCACTACCGACCCTAATTTTGGATTCCCAGATTGGAGAGGACGTGCGGCAGATGGCAGCGGGTACATGAGCAGACAGGTCTCGCCGGCTCTTATGGAGATTGGGGACGGTTATGCATACAAGCACAACGACAGACCGATACTGCTTCCCAGGCTGCAGGACTGTGGTGGTCCTCCGAGCTGGTCTGGCCCGATACTGAAGCTCTCCAAGTATCACCGACTCGATATGAACTATCAGACAAGGGGGGACTTTGTGTGGGGTTGA
- the POT1 gene encoding 3-ketoacyl-CoA thiolase with broad chain length specificity (EggNog:ENOG503NUEC; COG:I), whose protein sequence is MGALDRLSQLGNQISGGASAGGKAKLLEKNPDDIVVTAALRTAITRGGKGSFKDTAAADLMAGALKSIIERSKINPALVEDIVVGTVLAPGGGATEMRAAALVAGFPDSTAVHTLNRQCSSGLQACVDIANAIRSGQIEVGIGAGVESMSTQYGPGAVTEFSELLESHPEAANCKVPMGVLSEQMAKAKGVTRAVQDQFAAASFQKAVKAQKAGLFKEEIAPLKVKYEDPKSGETKEIVVDKDDGIREGVTVESLGKIRAAFAKDGSIHAGNASQVSDGAAAVLLMKRSTAEKLGQTILGKYVNASIVGVPPLLMGLGPWKAIPKVFELTGITKEDVDIFEINEAFASQCLFCANELGIPAEKINPKGGAIAFGHPLGCTGARQVSTLLYELKRTNQKIGVTSMCIGTGMGMAAVWVAE, encoded by the exons ATGGGTG CTCTCGACAGACTTTCTCAGCTGGGCAACCAGATCTCCGGCGGCGCCTCCGCAGGCGGCAAGGCCAAGCTCCTGGAGAAGAACCCCGATGAT ATCGTCGTTACCGCTGCCCTCCGGACGGCCATCACAAGAGGTGGAAAGGGTAGCTTCAAGGAcacagccgccgccgacctGATGGCTGGTGCCCTCAAGTCCATCATCGAGCGCTCCAAGATCAACCCCGCCCTGGTCGAGGATATCGTTGTCGGCACTGTCCTCGCCCCCGGTGGTGGCGCCACCGAGATGCGCGCTGCCGCTCTCGTTGCCGGCTTCCCCGACTCCACCGCCGTCCACACCCTCAATCGCCAGTGCTCTTCCGGTCTCCAGGCCTGCGTTGACATTGCCAACGCCATCCGCTCCGGCCAGATCGAGGTCGGCATCGGCGCCGGTGTCGAGTCCATGTCTACTCAGTATGGCCCCGGCGCCGTGACCGAGTTCTCCGAGCTCCTCGAGAGCCACCCCGAGGCTGCCAACTGCAAGGTCCCCATGGGTGTCCTCTCTGAGCAGatggccaaggccaagggcGTCACCCGTGCCGTCCAGGATCAGTTCGCTGCCGCCTCCTTCCAGAAGGCCGTCAAGGCCCAGAAGGCTGGTCTCTTCAAGGAGGAGATCGCTCCCCTCAAGGTCAAGTACGAGGACCCAAAGTCCGGCGAGACCAAGGAGATTGTCGTCGACAAGGACGATGGCATCCGTGAGGGTGTCACCGTCGAGTCCCTCGGCAAGATCCGTGCTGCCTTCGCCAAGGACGGCAGCATCCACGCCGGCAACGCCTCCCAGGTTTCCgacggtgccgccgccgttctcCTCATGAAGCGCTCCACCGCCGAGAAGCTCGGCCAGACCATCCTCGGCAAGTACGTCAACGCTTCCATCGTTGGTGTGCCCCCTCTTCTCATGGGTCTCGGCCCCTGGAAGGCCATCCCCAAGGTGTTCGAGCTCActggcatcaccaaggaggacGTTGACATCTTTGAGATCAACGAGGCTTTCGCCTCTCAGTGCCTCTTCTGCGCCAACGAGCTTGGCATCCCTGCTGAGAAGATCAACCCCAAGGGTGGTGCCATTGCTTTCGGCCACCCCCTCGGCTGCACCGGTGCCAGACAGGTGTCTACCCTCCTCTATGAGCTCAAGAGGACAAACCAGAAGATTGGTGTCACTTCCATGTGCATTGGTACTGGTATGGGTATGGCTGCTGTCTGGGTTGCCGAGTaa
- a CDS encoding hypothetical protein (COG:L; EggNog:ENOG503NW5A), which yields MPGRKRSAPIDNPSPRTTRATRSSARRTAAKNDNDVIPDVVKEMVVEVRKAKQAAAENEDTPTEPPRKRKRPGEKPAKPSKENDAGNDGNDEETEFEDVPIPAPTIQTMVRDTDDEEDDDDDDDDIQFEDININGAQANTRYEGPKTLDLDLTAYMTSLAPKKGDRRKALGREEKDRRIETHKVHLLCLLAHVELRNRWCNDPEVQDALRPLLSRKTVGFLRPRASLNQFSRTESLRRGISEAKEVFRTRFEITERGLQRALWAENLDQLKDYKPPPDAETTRNKADFLKAAQTLRGSRDVGAQLFCALLRSVGVEARLVCSLQPLACVAGAPTMPKPSSKTMPKATQPSKAEQYLAAVAKHETKFTPTTPGTIPRSRLGHPDATSYQIPSLLAPSPSTSPPLPTPKTQVKKIKGESPFPICWVEILDHAHQKYHPVDPLVTFSQFNPKVYEPPSSDLLNSLTYAVAFNPDSSCLDVTRRYAKAYNSKTRRWRIDGLVSSRNGLKGERWLRAALRRYQPPSVTDLLQIELNELKAAELKEPMPRNVMDFRDHPVYALERHLRRNEVLVPGAQVSGTVGSAGGRGGLERIYRRRDVKVARTRERWFRLGRVVKGGEVPVKVLPKMKRKKKGRLGDGDDDEEGEQGAGNPVFIESQTEVYVPPPVVGGRVPRNRFGNVDVYVPSMVPRGGVHLPHERARRAAFVLGIDAAPALTGFEFRGRQGTAVLRGVVVAAEYKGAMEAVIQGLEDMEVEEEQERKTRMLLAVWRRMLKGLRIRQRIMDGVDEEAEAEAEARKQEDKGKGKEVDMPDFDDTATPFHDDEDEDSAGRGGFFPSTNLDSDDEGGGGGFMVEEEEEEEGGGFVIE from the coding sequence ATGCCTGGAAGGAAACGAAGCGCCCCGATCGACAACCCCAGCCCACGGACCACCCGCGCCACCCGCTCCAGCGCTCGCAGGACAGCTGCCAAAAATGACAATGATGTTATTCCCGATGTGGTCAAAGAAATGGTGGTTGAAGTGAGGAAAGCGAAACAAGCTGCCGCAGAAAATGAAGACACTCCAACAGAACCGCCACGAAAGCGGAAACGACCCGGAGAGAAACCCGCCAAGCCATCCAAGGAGAATGACGCTGGGAATGACGGCAATGATGAGGAGACTGAGTTTGAAGATGTTCCAATACCTGCTCCGACCATCCAGACCATGGTTAGAGACacggatgacgaggaggatgacgatgacgatgacgatgatatCCAGTTTGAGGACATCAATATCAACGGTGCTCAAGCAAACACAAGATATGAAGGGCCGAAGACGTTGGATCTTGATCTCACTGCTTATATGACCTCGTTGGCTCCGAAAAAAGGAGACCGTCGCAAGGcattggggagggaggaaaaggaccGTCGTATAGAGACACACAAGGTTCATCTTCTCTGTCTGCTGGCTCATGTAGAGTTGAGGAACCGGTGGTGCAACGACCCCGAGGTTCAAGATGCTCTTCGTCCGCTGCTGTCTCGGAAAACAGTAGGATTTTTGCGTCCTAGGGCAAGTCTGAACCAATTCAGCCGGACTGAATCACTGAGAAGGGGTATCtccgaggccaaggaggtgTTCAGAACCAGGTTTGAGATCACCGAGCGAGGGCTACAGAGAGCCCTCTGGGCGGAAAATCTGGACCAACTGAAAGATTACAAACCACCCCCAGACGCGGAAACCACCCGCAACAAAGCCGACTTTCTCAAAGCAGCCCAAACCCTCCGCGGCTCCCGCGACGTCGGCGCCCAGCTCTTTTgcgccctcctccgctcGGTAGGAGTAGAAGCCCGTCTGGTCTgctccctccaacccctcgcCTGCGTTGCAGGGGCGCCGACCATGCCCAAGCCATCATCCAAAACCATGCCGAAAGCTACACAACCCTCCAAAGCAGAGCAATACTTAGCAGCCGTGGCCAAACACGAAACAAAattcacccccaccacccctggCACAATCCCCCGCTCCCGTCTAGGCCACCCAGACGCAACATCCTACcaaatcccctccctcctcgccccttctccttctacctcccctcctttACCCACCCCTAAAACCCAAGTCAAAAAAATCAAAGGCGAATCCCCCTTTCCAATCTGCTGGGTCGAAATCCTCGACCACGCCCACCAGAAATACCACCCCGTCGATCCTCTAGTCACCTTTTCCCAGTTCAATCCCAAGGTCTACGAACCCCCCTCTTCtgacctcctcaactccctcacctACGCCGTGGCTTTCAACCCCGACTCTTCCTGTCTCGACGTAACCCGCCGTTACGCAAAAGCGTACAACTCAAAAACCAGACGGTGGAGAATCGACGGCTTAGTTTCGTCACGCAACGGCCTGAAAGGGGAACGCTGGCTGAGGGCCGCGCTGAGGAGGTACCAGCCCCCGTCCGTGACGGACTTACTGCAGATTGAACTCAACGAGCTGAAAGCGGCCGAGCTGAAGGAGCCTATGCCGAGGAATGTGATGGATTTTAGGGATCATCCTGTTTATGCTTTGGAGAGGCATCTCAGGAGGAATGAGGTTTTGGTGCCAGGGGCGCAGGTTAGCGGGACGGTTGGTAgtgcgggggggaggggggggttggagaggattTACAGACGGAGGGATGTCAAggtggcgaggacgagggagaggtggtttaggttggggagggtggtgaagggtggggaggtgccGGTGAAGGTGCTGCCAAAGatgaaaaggaagaaaaaggggcggttgggtgatggtgatgatgatgaggagggggagcaagGGGCAGGGAATCCGGTTTTTATTGAGAGTCAGACGGAGGTGTATGTGCCGCCtccggtggtgggggggagggtgccgAGGAATAGGTTTGGGAATGTGGATGTCTATGTGCCGAGTATGGTTCCACGGGGGGGGGTGCATCTACCTCatgagagggcgaggagggcggcgttCGTACTGGGGATCGATGCTGCGCCGGCGTTGACGGGGTTTGAGTTTagggggaggcaggggaCGGCGGTGTTGAGGGGCGTTGTGGTTGCGGCTGAGTATAAGGGGGCGATGGAGGCGGTTATTCAAGGACTAGAAGAtatggaggtggaggaggagcaggagagaaAAACGAGGATGTTGCTCGCCGTCTGGAGAAGAAtgttgaaggggttgaggattAGGCAGAGGATCATGGatggggtggatgaggaggctgaggcgGAAGCCGAGGCCAGAAAGCAAGAAGACAAGGGTAAAGGCAAAGAGGTAGACATGCCTGATTTCGACgacaccgccaccccctttcacgatgacgaagatgaagactCAGCCGGAAGGGGTGgtttcttcccatccaccaacctcgacagcGATGacgaagggggagggggtgggttcatggtagaagaagaagaagaagaagaaggcggcggctTCGTGATAGAatag